A window of the Fibrobacter sp. genome harbors these coding sequences:
- a CDS encoding V-type ATP synthase subunit E encodes MEQKIQELTEKIYQEGVERGEQKASQIISEAEAKASGIISEAKAQAEKILADARSQAEELKRNTESELKLSGSQVLSAIKQQILDLVTAKVIEDGTTQVLADPSNVKDFISTVIQNWKVSSGEVPRLEVLLPANKQEELQKSFEKSASDLLKKSIDLAFSKSIKSGFRIGPVGGSFRISLTDEDFQEFFKEYLRPRTRKYLFGE; translated from the coding sequence ATGGAACAAAAAATCCAGGAACTGACTGAAAAAATATACCAGGAAGGTGTGGAGAGAGGCGAACAGAAAGCCAGCCAGATCATCTCTGAAGCAGAAGCAAAAGCTTCTGGAATTATCTCTGAGGCTAAGGCACAGGCAGAAAAAATTCTTGCCGATGCACGCAGTCAGGCAGAAGAGCTGAAGAGAAACACTGAATCTGAATTGAAGCTCAGTGGGTCTCAGGTACTCTCTGCGATAAAGCAGCAGATCCTTGATCTGGTAACAGCCAAAGTAATCGAAGACGGTACCACTCAGGTTCTTGCCGATCCCTCAAATGTCAAAGACTTTATCTCCACAGTAATCCAGAACTGGAAAGTCTCCTCAGGCGAGGTCCCCAGACTCGAAGTCCTGCTTCCTGCTAACAAACAGGAAGAACTGCAGAAGTCTTTTGAAAAGAGTGCTTCTGATCTGCTCAAGAAAAGCATCGACCTGGCCTTTTCAAAGTCTATCAAATCCGGATTTCGTATCGGACCGGTCGGCGGCAGTTTCAGAATCAGCCTTACAGATGAAGATTTTCAGGAATTCTTCAAAGAATACCTGCGTCCAAGAACCCGTAAATATCTCTTTGGTGAGTAA
- a CDS encoding DUF2764 family protein, whose translation MSGSYYFLVAGLPDISLDEGKNIPSFCDFMAETEEQVSSDDQKLLKLIRLPFDNVNLVAVLEDSGEFDPRGNFSREELTSSLKNTERLPRYMQIFLEAHHENHPLFPGLIVRDQLNWLFFDEVTSHSNSFIREWYTFELNIRNLAAGINSRKGLKHFDELATERDRAISSVMIGRNDVAEQILRSSAPDFGLSSILPWTERVLAFSRGTLLDFEKGLDSIRWETLSDLTAFSYFGIEKVLAFAIKLAMVERWKALDPETGRERLEKLTEELRAGFSVLDHAL comes from the coding sequence ATGTCAGGCAGCTACTATTTCCTCGTTGCGGGGTTGCCCGATATATCACTGGATGAGGGAAAGAATATCCCCTCTTTCTGTGATTTTATGGCGGAAACAGAAGAGCAGGTCTCTTCCGATGACCAGAAACTGCTCAAGCTGATCAGACTCCCTTTTGACAATGTTAACCTGGTCGCTGTGTTGGAAGACTCGGGTGAGTTTGATCCCAGAGGAAATTTCTCCAGAGAGGAGCTTACATCCTCTCTTAAGAACACCGAGCGGCTTCCCCGCTACATGCAGATTTTTCTGGAAGCACACCATGAGAATCATCCTTTGTTCCCCGGCTTGATTGTACGTGACCAGCTTAACTGGTTGTTTTTCGATGAAGTCACTTCGCACAGCAACAGTTTCATCAGAGAGTGGTATACTTTTGAATTGAACATCCGTAATCTTGCTGCTGGAATAAACAGTCGCAAGGGACTGAAGCATTTTGATGAGCTGGCGACTGAACGGGACCGGGCGATCTCCTCAGTAATGATAGGGCGTAACGATGTAGCGGAGCAGATTCTGCGTTCAAGCGCTCCGGATTTCGGACTCTCATCGATACTTCCCTGGACTGAGAGAGTACTGGCGTTTTCCAGAGGTACTCTGCTTGATTTTGAAAAGGGGCTGGACTCCATTCGCTGGGAGACTCTCTCTGACCTGACCGCTTTTTCCTATTTCGGAATAGAGAAGGTTCTGGCCTTTGCGATCAAGCTTGCGATGGTTGAGAGATGGAAGGCTCTGGATCCTGAGACAGGGAGGGAGAGACTGGAGAAGCTCACAGAGGAATTGAGAGCTGGTTTCTCAGTATTGGATCACGCGTTATGA
- a CDS encoding V-type ATP synthase subunit A has protein sequence MSTKGKVVGIVANLVTIEVDGPVAQNEICYIDLKGTKLMAEVIKITGKNAYVQVFESTRGLYVGCDAEFTGNMLEVTLGPGMLSRNYDGLQNDLDTMDGVFLKRGEYTPSLDNEKKWHFKPLIKVGDSVSAGDWLGSVKEGWIDHKIMVPFNYQGTGTVKTVVSEGDYTVLDTIAVVVDSDGNERELTMAMKWPVKLEVKCYKNKPRPFKIMETGQRTIDTLNPIVEGGTGFIPGPFGCGKTVLQHALSKYAEADLIIVVACGERANEVVEIFTEFPELDDPRTGRKLIERTIIICNTSNMPVAAREASVYTGMTIAEYYRTMGLKVLLLADSTSRWAQALREMSNRMEELPGPDAFPMDLSAIVANFYSRAGFVSLNNGQTGSITFIGTVSPAGGNLKEPVTESTKKAARCFYALSQSRADSKRYPAVDPIDSYSKYLEYPEVIEHLDKTMESGWVDKVMQLKDILLRGKETRDQINILGDDGVPLEYHITFNKSEIIDFVILQQDAFDKIDSSTPMKRQQYMVNKILEICNSDFRFDGFEEIGAYFKKIINILKQMNYQEFKSEKFTSLEEQLNATLEERKVSELETQAAG, from the coding sequence ATGAGCACCAAGGGAAAAGTGGTCGGCATTGTCGCTAACCTGGTCACGATAGAGGTCGACGGGCCGGTTGCTCAAAATGAGATCTGTTACATTGATCTTAAAGGCACCAAGCTGATGGCCGAGGTGATTAAAATTACAGGTAAGAACGCATACGTGCAGGTGTTTGAAAGCACACGCGGCTTATATGTGGGCTGTGATGCGGAGTTTACCGGAAACATGCTGGAGGTTACACTGGGTCCCGGGATGCTCTCCAGGAACTATGACGGCCTGCAGAACGATCTCGATACAATGGATGGGGTGTTCCTTAAAAGAGGCGAGTACACCCCATCTCTCGATAATGAAAAGAAGTGGCATTTCAAACCCCTTATCAAAGTGGGAGACTCTGTTTCAGCCGGTGACTGGCTGGGGAGTGTCAAGGAGGGGTGGATCGATCACAAGATCATGGTGCCTTTCAATTATCAGGGGACCGGCACTGTAAAAACCGTCGTTTCTGAGGGTGACTATACGGTTTTGGACACTATCGCTGTTGTGGTTGATTCCGACGGCAATGAGCGTGAGCTTACAATGGCCATGAAATGGCCTGTCAAATTGGAAGTCAAGTGCTACAAGAATAAGCCTCGTCCGTTTAAAATCATGGAAACGGGCCAGCGTACAATCGATACCCTCAATCCCATAGTAGAAGGCGGTACAGGTTTTATTCCCGGGCCTTTCGGCTGCGGAAAGACAGTTCTTCAGCACGCGCTTTCCAAATACGCCGAGGCTGACCTGATCATAGTTGTCGCCTGCGGTGAGCGCGCAAACGAGGTGGTGGAAATCTTTACAGAATTCCCTGAACTTGACGATCCCCGCACAGGACGAAAACTCATCGAGCGTACAATTATTATTTGTAATACCTCGAACATGCCGGTTGCTGCCCGTGAGGCCAGCGTTTACACAGGTATGACAATCGCTGAATACTACCGTACCATGGGGCTTAAGGTTCTTCTCCTTGCCGATTCGACTTCCCGCTGGGCGCAGGCGCTTCGTGAGATGTCAAACCGCATGGAAGAGCTCCCGGGTCCTGATGCTTTCCCGATGGATCTTTCTGCGATTGTGGCAAACTTCTATTCAAGAGCCGGCTTTGTCAGCCTGAACAACGGCCAGACCGGTTCAATCACCTTTATCGGTACTGTCAGCCCTGCGGGCGGTAACCTGAAGGAGCCGGTAACAGAATCTACCAAAAAGGCAGCACGCTGTTTCTATGCGCTCTCCCAGAGCCGCGCCGACAGCAAACGGTATCCTGCTGTCGATCCGATCGACAGTTATTCAAAGTATCTGGAGTATCCCGAGGTAATCGAGCACCTTGACAAAACAATGGAATCCGGCTGGGTTGACAAGGTTATGCAGTTGAAGGACATACTCCTGCGCGGTAAAGAGACTCGTGACCAGATAAACATCCTTGGTGATGACGGGGTTCCGCTGGAGTATCATATCACTTTCAACAAATCGGAAATTATCGACTTTGTTATTCTTCAGCAGGATGCTTTTGACAAGATTGATTCATCCACACCGATGAAACGACAGCAGTACATGGTAAACAAAATTCTTGAAATATGCAACAGCGATTTCCGGTTTGACGGTTTTGAGGAGATTGGCGCCTATTTCAAGAAAATCATCAACATTTTAAAGCAGATGAATTATCAGGAATTCAAGAGCGAAAAATTCACCAGTCTGGAAGAGCAGCTCAACGCGACGCTTGAAGAGAGAAAAGTAAGTGAACTTGAAACACAGGCGGCGGGCTGA